Proteins encoded by one window of Halobacteriovorax sp. GB3:
- a CDS encoding murein hydrolase activator EnvC family protein, whose translation MKKIVFFSLLILVHTSFARSREEDIASKNLADLKRKISFQSKNLKSLRSQISKLENSLGESNKKYIETLEEKKQIEIALYDARHRLTESQEALSENLEKTKGSLRAVVLGNLDDVETSSDLLSKKILTQLMQKKIEKIKSEIAQGKQLEQSITSLTERYQEFLRTESDLKLILDDLENKKSVVAEKYVEEEKEKDQLQVRFDQLKSKVYISHQRKKEQVRANQELSFLSPLDAYVGIEHQKKGITFKFKGQKPVKSAEAGKVVHIGALSNYGNVVIVDHGNQTRSIYFGHFSPKVKKNTDVKKGQLLGYTKSIYGSRQAGNIYFEVRKKDKAQNTVLLMDDKFLTKNKLAKN comes from the coding sequence ATGAAAAAAATCGTCTTTTTTTCACTATTAATTCTTGTTCACACTAGTTTTGCGCGTTCTCGAGAAGAGGATATCGCAAGTAAAAACCTCGCTGACTTAAAAAGAAAAATTTCTTTCCAATCAAAGAACTTAAAATCATTACGCTCACAAATTTCTAAATTAGAAAACTCTCTTGGAGAGTCGAATAAAAAATATATTGAGACATTAGAAGAAAAAAAACAGATCGAAATTGCTCTTTATGATGCTAGACATCGCTTAACAGAAAGCCAAGAGGCCTTAAGTGAAAATCTTGAAAAGACAAAGGGCTCCCTTAGAGCTGTTGTCCTTGGCAATTTGGATGATGTTGAAACGAGTTCAGATCTCTTATCTAAGAAGATTCTTACTCAGTTGATGCAAAAAAAGATCGAGAAGATTAAAAGTGAAATCGCTCAAGGTAAACAACTCGAACAATCGATCACAAGTTTAACTGAGAGATACCAAGAGTTCTTAAGAACAGAATCTGATCTTAAATTAATCTTAGATGACCTTGAAAATAAGAAAAGCGTCGTTGCTGAAAAATATGTTGAAGAAGAGAAAGAAAAAGATCAACTTCAAGTTCGCTTTGATCAGTTAAAATCTAAAGTTTATATTAGCCACCAACGAAAAAAAGAGCAGGTAAGAGCGAATCAGGAACTATCATTCTTGTCTCCTCTAGATGCCTATGTTGGAATTGAACATCAAAAGAAAGGGATTACTTTCAAATTTAAAGGCCAAAAGCCAGTTAAGAGTGCAGAGGCCGGGAAAGTGGTTCATATCGGTGCTCTGTCTAATTATGGTAACGTCGTAATTGTCGATCATGGTAACCAGACGAGGTCTATTTATTTTGGACATTTCTCTCCAAAAGTTAAAAAGAATACAGATGTGAAAAAGGGTCAACTACTCGGGTATACTAAATCTATCTATGGATCTAGACAGGCCGGGAATATTTATTTTGAAGTAAGAAAGAAAGATAAGGCCCAAAATACCGTTCTTCTAATGGACGATAAATTTTTAACAAAAAATAAATTAGCAAAAAATTAA
- the xseA gene encoding exodeoxyribonuclease VII large subunit: protein MEFQHPTVSQIVGQIKNLLEGQFRNISFVGEVTNLSSSATGHWYFTLSDSEAQMSAALFKMDAFRNPAIKNLKDGDKVLVSGGVGVYAKRGTFQVIVKRITPVGKGDLKEQFEKLKRKLQAEGLFDLEVKKPIPQFPRRVAVITAQKGAALQDFLNIVQRRSLWMDVTLVPALVQGDTAPASIRHALEKAIRFSMEEMKKKSGKHYDVIVLTRGGGSLEDLWAFNDEALAWDIYNCPIPIISAVGHQVDYSISDFVSDLRLETPSAAAETLTNSQMQIKERMDNAKRHLEQFSSSLIHKNQNKLFRMNPHSLLEKLYSKHRSYQRRLEQCNLKHRMYELTSLHDYTMELEEINQRLLTQISKIDEKKQRVDKLGELLRVLDPSNVLERGYSYAEDESGHVVSDRDSFEKLKEESSLILHFHDGKGRVVKRRES from the coding sequence ATGGAATTTCAGCATCCCACAGTCAGTCAAATTGTCGGCCAAATTAAAAACCTTTTAGAAGGTCAGTTTAGAAATATTTCTTTTGTTGGGGAAGTGACTAATTTATCTTCTTCTGCAACTGGACATTGGTATTTTACGCTCTCTGATAGTGAGGCCCAAATGTCAGCCGCACTTTTTAAAATGGATGCCTTTAGAAATCCTGCTATCAAAAATTTAAAAGATGGTGATAAAGTTCTCGTGAGTGGTGGTGTCGGAGTCTATGCCAAAAGAGGGACTTTTCAGGTTATCGTTAAGCGCATTACGCCGGTTGGAAAGGGTGATCTTAAGGAGCAGTTTGAAAAACTGAAAAGGAAACTTCAGGCCGAAGGTCTCTTTGATCTCGAAGTTAAAAAGCCTATACCTCAATTTCCAAGACGAGTTGCTGTTATTACCGCACAAAAAGGTGCTGCACTTCAAGATTTTTTAAATATTGTTCAAAGGCGTTCTCTTTGGATGGATGTAACGTTAGTTCCAGCTCTTGTTCAAGGTGATACGGCACCTGCTTCCATAAGACATGCTCTAGAGAAAGCGATTCGCTTTTCAATGGAAGAAATGAAAAAGAAGAGTGGTAAACATTATGATGTAATTGTTCTTACACGTGGTGGTGGTTCTCTTGAAGACCTTTGGGCCTTTAATGACGAAGCTCTCGCATGGGATATTTATAATTGCCCAATTCCAATTATTAGTGCTGTAGGCCATCAGGTTGACTATAGTATTTCAGACTTTGTTTCTGATCTTAGACTTGAGACGCCTTCTGCTGCTGCGGAAACTCTAACAAACTCGCAAATGCAAATTAAAGAGAGAATGGACAATGCAAAAAGGCATTTAGAGCAATTTTCTTCATCACTTATTCATAAGAATCAGAATAAACTCTTTAGAATGAATCCTCATTCTTTATTAGAAAAACTCTATTCTAAACACCGTAGTTATCAAAGAAGACTAGAGCAATGTAATCTTAAGCATCGTATGTATGAGTTAACATCGCTCCATGACTATACGATGGAACTTGAAGAAATTAATCAAAGACTACTTACTCAAATTTCAAAAATTGATGAGAAAAAACAAAGAGTCGATAAATTAGGAGAGCTTCTTCGAGTACTCGATCCGAGTAATGTTTTAGAAAGAGGGTATTCTTACGCTGAAGATGAAAGTGGTCACGTGGTTAGTGATAGAGACTCTTTTGAAAAACTAAAAGAAGAGAGTTCTCTTATTCTTCATTTTCATGATGGTAAAGGAAGAGTCGTCAAGAGGAGGGAGTCTTGA
- a CDS encoding HAMP domain-containing methyl-accepting chemotaxis protein has protein sequence MTFKNKVIFSFSTLLLLTILLGGVSYKGTNSLFTIINSSFSYYLPSIDYLDQSDRDLQQMLVAERTLGSSGITEEERTAQWDDYHTNYKQVGQRVKKYEALSQDKTEKELLATFWNNHRVWTEKSVTFQDLIKAQKYKEAEEYSIQTLKPLFESVRDQLDKLEEHILNKSEVEKIQAKKTLNTIVMTMISVLAISLAVILVVYFFVFDKVTKSLENGAGLLRKVSGHLKKTSNGIGENSGSLSSAVTQQAASLDETVAALNEISATVDKNSESTDYTFKSSQKCRQTAIDGKGTVTRMIDEIENIGGSIHSILEEVKGNSDKLQTIESLIGQIGDKTTVINDIVFQTKLLAFNASVEAARAGEQGKGFSVVAEEVGSLASMSGKAALEISEILENSRQAVTEIVKESEASLSNLTRIGQSSIESGKSVAGECGHVLDEIVAMIESNNEQIEQINRASKEQAVALKEINEAILSIDEATKSNSELAEKNNVIALDLGKDSNQVLNVTNNIQEIVWGRNKKAS, from the coding sequence ATGACTTTTAAAAACAAAGTGATTTTCTCGTTTTCTACATTGCTCCTGCTAACAATTCTTCTAGGTGGTGTTTCCTATAAGGGAACAAATTCACTTTTTACAATTATCAATAGTTCATTTAGCTATTATCTTCCTTCGATTGATTATCTCGATCAGTCAGACAGAGATCTTCAACAAATGCTCGTTGCTGAAAGAACACTTGGTTCAAGTGGAATTACAGAGGAAGAAAGAACTGCACAGTGGGATGATTACCATACAAATTATAAGCAAGTTGGACAGAGAGTTAAAAAGTACGAAGCTCTTTCTCAAGATAAGACTGAAAAAGAACTCCTAGCGACTTTTTGGAATAACCACAGAGTATGGACAGAGAAATCTGTAACTTTTCAAGATCTCATCAAAGCTCAGAAATACAAAGAGGCCGAAGAGTATTCAATTCAAACTTTAAAACCACTTTTTGAAAGTGTAAGAGATCAGCTCGATAAGCTAGAAGAGCATATTCTTAATAAATCTGAAGTCGAAAAGATTCAAGCTAAGAAGACATTGAATACAATTGTCATGACAATGATTTCTGTTCTTGCTATTTCTCTCGCCGTTATTCTTGTCGTTTACTTCTTTGTTTTTGATAAAGTCACAAAGAGTTTAGAAAACGGAGCTGGACTTCTAAGAAAGGTCAGTGGTCACTTAAAGAAAACCTCTAATGGTATTGGTGAAAACTCAGGAAGCCTTTCAAGTGCTGTAACTCAGCAAGCTGCAAGTCTTGATGAGACAGTAGCTGCTCTTAATGAAATTAGTGCAACTGTTGATAAGAATAGCGAATCTACTGATTACACATTTAAGTCTTCACAGAAATGTCGCCAAACGGCAATTGATGGGAAGGGAACTGTTACAAGAATGATTGATGAAATTGAAAATATTGGTGGAAGTATTCACTCTATTTTAGAAGAAGTAAAAGGCAATAGCGATAAACTTCAAACAATTGAATCTCTCATTGGGCAGATTGGAGATAAAACGACTGTTATTAACGATATTGTTTTTCAAACGAAGCTTCTTGCTTTTAACGCCTCAGTTGAAGCGGCAAGAGCTGGAGAACAAGGGAAGGGGTTTAGTGTTGTCGCTGAAGAAGTTGGGTCTCTTGCTTCTATGTCTGGTAAAGCGGCCCTTGAGATTAGTGAAATCCTAGAAAATAGCCGTCAGGCCGTAACAGAAATTGTAAAAGAATCTGAAGCAAGTCTTTCGAACTTAACTAGAATTGGTCAAAGCTCAATTGAGTCAGGGAAATCTGTTGCAGGAGAGTGTGGGCATGTTCTCGATGAGATCGTTGCGATGATTGAATCAAATAATGAGCAAATTGAGCAAATCAATAGAGCTTCTAAAGAGCAAGCTGTAGCTCTTAAAGAAATCAATGAAGCTATCTTAAGTATTGATGAAGCGACAAAGAGTAACTCTGAACTTGCAGAGAAAAACAATGTGATTGCTCTTGATTTAGGAAAAGATTCCAACCAAGTTCTTAATGTAACTAATAACATTCAAGAAATTGTTTGGGGTAGGAATAAGAAAGCTAGCTAA
- a CDS encoding 3'-5' exonuclease: MTKLKEDSLKLLKTLNFCVFDLETTGGNHEKDKIIEIGLVRIRDLKITDKKSYLIQPEIKIPDFIQKLTSIKQKDVEGCPKIEEVIDEIVEFMGDDILVAHNASFDVPFFNSVLKRLKKDQLENKSICTNLMTKYLIPNLMNSNLNYMSKIFGISHKKAHRALDDSIATGKLLIRFLEIFAAKGISKVNHLYYPKNRFELDRVNFKDESTNKEILVKFDQLKTPAIITLKGENGLMLNALPCKIDGTKDKERDFLEKLLNDLPWQVVTIKLVGPFLEALISLNNVFNKIEFERKNELIDFLWETHLPDVKRKHISDPEFTLFDRDFGDFVMTNHLVPEQMIVYPLRALHPKSELVFRYPGHQKKLLQYINSKSKKMSNNKLRKIYYPIILKNFIENYINDCKKTKKDLLVFKKGVTKNSPDNFFSEIDSFLSQNPNPYNYPNEYI, encoded by the coding sequence ATGACGAAATTAAAAGAAGATTCACTTAAACTCCTTAAGACATTGAATTTCTGTGTTTTTGACCTTGAAACGACAGGTGGAAATCATGAAAAAGATAAGATAATTGAGATCGGTCTGGTTAGAATTAGAGATTTAAAAATAACCGACAAGAAAAGTTACCTAATTCAACCAGAGATTAAAATACCAGACTTCATTCAAAAGCTCACATCGATCAAGCAAAAAGATGTTGAGGGTTGTCCTAAAATCGAAGAAGTTATCGATGAGATTGTTGAATTTATGGGTGACGATATCCTTGTGGCCCATAACGCCTCATTTGATGTTCCCTTTTTCAACTCTGTCTTAAAAAGACTCAAAAAAGATCAGCTTGAAAATAAGAGTATTTGTACAAACCTTATGACCAAATACCTTATTCCAAATCTTATGAACTCTAATTTAAATTACATGAGTAAGATTTTTGGAATCTCACATAAAAAGGCCCACAGAGCTCTTGATGACTCGATTGCCACAGGAAAACTTCTCATTCGCTTCTTGGAGATCTTTGCAGCAAAGGGAATCTCCAAAGTAAATCATCTCTATTATCCAAAAAATAGATTTGAACTTGATCGAGTAAATTTTAAAGATGAATCGACCAATAAAGAAATACTAGTAAAGTTTGATCAACTTAAAACACCAGCGATCATCACTTTAAAAGGTGAAAATGGGTTAATGCTCAATGCCCTTCCCTGCAAGATAGATGGAACAAAAGATAAAGAGAGAGATTTTTTAGAGAAACTTCTCAATGATCTTCCATGGCAGGTCGTAACGATTAAACTTGTTGGCCCATTTCTAGAGGCCCTTATTTCTTTAAATAATGTTTTTAATAAGATTGAATTTGAAAGAAAGAATGAGCTTATTGATTTCCTTTGGGAGACACATTTACCAGATGTAAAAAGAAAGCATATTTCTGATCCAGAGTTCACTCTCTTTGACAGAGACTTTGGAGACTTCGTCATGACAAATCATCTTGTTCCAGAACAAATGATTGTCTATCCGCTAAGAGCACTTCACCCAAAATCAGAACTTGTTTTTCGCTATCCAGGGCATCAAAAGAAGCTACTTCAGTATATAAATTCGAAGTCAAAGAAGATGAGTAATAATAAACTTAGGAAGATCTACTATCCGATCATTTTAAAGAATTTTATTGAAAACTATATTAATGATTGCAAGAAAACTAAAAAAGACCTTCTGGTCTTTAAAAAGGGCGTAACGAAGAATTCTCCAGATAACTTCTTCAGCGAGATTGATTCATTTCTATCGCAAAACCCAAATCCCTATAATTATCCCAACGAATATATTTAA
- a CDS encoding cell division ATP-binding protein FtsE — protein MMNTTFQGQFAKQGMSNSRFDNLFFLENLSVRFDKVRALQNIHLSIERGEIVFITGPSGAGKTTLLRLLSGEIKPDVGTIRLPEKNVFISRVFQDLRLIERLSVEENLKLVFDPAIYHSKGEFIQDMNELCRILGIQNRLHLKVKDANGGLKQKVAIIRALLSRPQVFIADEPTSSLDGDNARKLFEVLNLYNVKKGLTVIWASHNRELVKKFTGRIIHLDSGKLVYSGHACFI, from the coding sequence ATGATGAATACTACCTTCCAAGGGCAGTTCGCCAAGCAGGGGATGTCAAATTCTCGTTTTGATAATCTCTTTTTCTTAGAAAATCTCTCTGTACGTTTTGACAAAGTCAGGGCCTTGCAGAATATCCATCTTTCAATTGAAAGAGGTGAGATCGTTTTTATTACAGGTCCTTCGGGCGCAGGGAAGACGACACTTCTAAGACTCCTTTCGGGAGAGATTAAGCCTGATGTCGGGACGATTCGTTTGCCCGAAAAGAATGTTTTTATTTCGCGTGTTTTTCAAGACCTTAGACTGATTGAGAGACTTTCTGTTGAAGAAAATCTTAAGCTCGTTTTTGATCCTGCTATTTATCACTCTAAAGGTGAGTTTATTCAGGATATGAATGAGTTGTGTCGAATTCTTGGGATTCAAAATAGACTTCATTTGAAAGTGAAAGATGCTAATGGGGGCTTAAAGCAGAAAGTCGCTATCATTAGGGCCCTTCTCTCACGTCCTCAGGTCTTTATCGCTGATGAGCCAACATCATCATTAGATGGAGATAATGCAAGGAAGCTATTTGAAGTTTTAAATTTATACAATGTTAAAAAGGGTTTGACCGTCATTTGGGCCTCTCACAATAGAGAGCTCGTTAAGAAGTTTACGGGTCGTATCATTCACTTAGATTCTGGAAAATTAGTATACTCGGGGCACGCATGTTTTATTTGA
- a CDS encoding histidine kinase dimerization/phospho-acceptor domain-containing protein, with translation MSPNVFLCEKLVSRDLQFLELKRQLELAGASISQEISESDIIVEPKEDLGEFQYSFHFISDPQHDERSLKLDFQDINLMKLALEKITKLISLKREQFFVQKIELSLNEVRSIDIDQMKSHLGETSFVRLLTPFLSYYANRDWCFDPKSVVSEYKTICAELELDISLQILEKRDHEVCLKTSTIPYNDIYICLKSEDDLIRAFILSMILTLMKDRRISDSSKMDIEWDHIISSLSYPIAMFSETENELILHTQGFSKLNVLPRECLTLKDGSTIDIDGHTYEVMRVDFNVAQARFFSLTFNGKENISANSKKVISSEELGIISSSIAHELNNPIAGILASLTLLQLEDDLDDDTLKTLEEMEEGAKRCRDLIQVFLGFTKERPMNSHKSSFRSTFVQAISMLRFRMVESDCRLSLEQSVDSKEYSREINTSVMTMIFYLLMNEVITLYSHLKLVQEEQVGTIQGRFKESEDRFIIRFDEFSPIELKDKLSSFRLVQHLLDHISLKLDVEEDRIIIKEISS, from the coding sequence ATGAGTCCAAATGTCTTTCTTTGTGAAAAATTGGTATCTAGAGATCTTCAATTTCTCGAATTAAAAAGACAATTAGAATTGGCCGGTGCTTCAATATCACAAGAAATTTCTGAGTCAGATATCATTGTCGAGCCTAAAGAGGATCTTGGAGAATTTCAATATTCCTTTCATTTTATCAGTGATCCACAACATGATGAAAGATCGCTAAAACTCGATTTTCAAGATATCAATTTAATGAAATTGGCCCTAGAGAAAATCACAAAACTTATTTCACTTAAAAGAGAGCAGTTCTTCGTTCAAAAAATAGAGTTGAGTTTAAATGAAGTTCGCTCAATAGATATTGATCAAATGAAATCTCATCTTGGTGAAACTTCTTTTGTTCGTCTACTGACACCTTTTTTATCTTACTATGCCAATAGAGATTGGTGCTTCGATCCAAAAAGTGTCGTTAGTGAATATAAGACGATTTGTGCAGAACTCGAACTTGATATTTCCTTGCAGATACTCGAAAAAAGAGATCATGAGGTATGTTTAAAAACTTCAACGATTCCTTATAACGACATCTATATATGTCTTAAAAGTGAAGATGATCTCATTAGAGCTTTTATTCTTTCAATGATTTTAACTCTTATGAAAGATAGGCGTATAAGCGATTCATCTAAAATGGATATTGAATGGGATCATATTATTTCGTCTCTTTCTTATCCAATCGCCATGTTTTCTGAAACAGAAAATGAATTGATTCTACACACTCAAGGATTCTCTAAGCTTAATGTTCTTCCAAGAGAGTGTCTTACTTTAAAAGATGGATCAACTATTGATATCGATGGTCATACATATGAGGTTATGAGAGTTGATTTCAATGTCGCACAGGCACGTTTCTTCTCACTAACTTTTAATGGTAAAGAAAATATTTCAGCAAACTCTAAAAAAGTAATTTCTTCTGAAGAGCTTGGTATTATTTCAAGTTCTATTGCCCATGAGCTGAATAACCCTATCGCCGGAATCTTAGCAAGCTTAACACTGCTTCAGTTAGAAGATGACCTTGATGATGATACGTTAAAGACGTTAGAGGAAATGGAAGAGGGGGCGAAACGTTGTCGCGACCTCATTCAGGTCTTTCTAGGCTTTACAAAAGAAAGACCGATGAACTCTCATAAGAGTTCTTTTCGATCTACTTTTGTTCAAGCAATTTCTATGTTGAGATTTAGAATGGTTGAATCTGATTGTCGTCTTTCTCTTGAACAGAGCGTCGACTCTAAAGAATACTCACGAGAGATTAATACTTCAGTTATGACGATGATCTTCTATCTTCTTATGAATGAAGTCATAACGCTCTATTCTCATTTGAAATTGGTACAAGAAGAGCAAGTTGGTACGATTCAAGGTCGTTTTAAAGAAAGTGAGGATCGCTTTATTATTCGTTTTGATGAGTTTTCACCAATAGAATTAAAAGACAAATTATCTTCTTTTAGACTTGTTCAGCATCTTCTTGATCATATTTCACTCAAGCTAGATGTGGAAGAGGATCGCATTATCATTAAGGAGATCTCTTCATGA
- a CDS encoding S41 family peptidase, with protein sequence MKKMFLKGALTVALGSGLIFVGSDLAAKVPEKSRFEKLEIFNKVLFLIESQYYRKVDTEKLINGALKGMMSTLDPHSAFLDKEVFSKMQEDTKGEFGGLGIEVTLKDGILVITTPIEDTPAFRAGLKAGDKIVEINHESTIGITLEEAVSKMRGKADSKIILGIAREGVDGIKSYEINREIIKIRSVKSSIVNENYAYVRLTQFQKNAGKDIVTHIKKMRKQAKIKGIILDLRSNPGGLLDEAVNVSSIFLKDGVVVSTEGRDPKNKDIRYVKKQGHKELDTPLVVLINGSSASASEIVAGALQDHSRAIIMGTQSFGKGSVQTVSKIGEEVGVKLTIAQYMTPKSRKIQALGITPDVKIPEAEGEWLEENLSEGSYIREADLKNHLSATIETKEEKKRRLAREKEERLERIKRIKEMREKKKNKSKDDRKKYDPKSDYQVQQAVNYIKSFSVFKRMSK encoded by the coding sequence ATGAAAAAGATGTTTCTAAAGGGGGCCTTAACTGTCGCCTTAGGTTCTGGTTTAATTTTCGTTGGCAGTGATCTTGCCGCAAAAGTTCCTGAAAAATCAAGATTTGAAAAGCTTGAAATTTTCAATAAAGTTCTCTTTTTAATCGAGTCTCAGTACTACAGAAAAGTAGATACAGAAAAATTAATCAATGGAGCACTCAAGGGAATGATGAGTACACTTGATCCTCATTCAGCTTTCTTAGATAAAGAAGTCTTTTCTAAAATGCAAGAGGATACAAAAGGCGAGTTTGGTGGACTTGGAATTGAAGTGACTTTAAAGGATGGTATTCTTGTTATTACCACTCCTATCGAAGATACCCCGGCATTTAGAGCAGGATTAAAAGCAGGGGATAAAATTGTTGAAATCAATCACGAATCGACAATTGGTATAACTCTAGAGGAAGCCGTTTCTAAAATGCGTGGAAAGGCCGATAGCAAAATTATTTTAGGAATTGCTAGAGAAGGCGTGGATGGAATTAAATCTTACGAAATCAACAGAGAGATCATTAAGATCAGATCTGTTAAGAGTTCAATTGTAAATGAGAACTATGCCTATGTTCGTCTTACTCAATTTCAAAAGAATGCGGGGAAAGATATCGTTACTCACATTAAGAAAATGAGAAAACAAGCTAAGATTAAAGGAATCATACTTGATCTTAGATCGAATCCAGGTGGTTTATTAGATGAAGCTGTAAATGTTTCATCGATTTTCCTTAAAGATGGTGTTGTCGTTTCTACAGAGGGACGCGATCCAAAGAATAAAGATATTCGCTATGTAAAAAAACAAGGACACAAAGAACTGGATACACCACTTGTTGTTCTTATTAACGGCTCATCAGCTTCAGCTAGTGAGATTGTCGCGGGTGCTCTTCAAGATCATAGCCGTGCCATTATCATGGGAACTCAATCTTTTGGTAAGGGTTCTGTTCAGACGGTTTCAAAGATTGGAGAAGAAGTTGGCGTCAAACTAACGATTGCTCAATATATGACACCGAAGTCGAGAAAAATTCAAGCTCTAGGGATTACTCCTGACGTAAAGATTCCTGAAGCTGAAGGTGAGTGGCTAGAAGAAAATTTAAGTGAAGGTTCTTATATTAGAGAAGCTGACCTTAAAAATCATTTAAGTGCAACGATTGAAACTAAAGAAGAGAAGAAAAGACGTCTTGCTAGAGAAAAAGAAGAAAGACTTGAGAGAATCAAGCGTATTAAAGAAATGAGAGAAAAGAAGAAGAATAAATCTAAAGATGATAGAAAGAAGTATGATCCAAAATCAGACTATCAAGTACAGCAAGCTGTAAACTACATCAAATCATTTTCAGTCTTTAAAAGAATGTCAAAATAG
- a CDS encoding fluoride efflux transporter FluC has translation MNQSMINFLVVFLGGGFGACSRFAISLLIKTMGTRLWLGTLMANLIGCLIFFLISKVDLRSGEWQLLFKVGVLGSLTTFSTFTFEVVSLMKAGRIMESALVLFLNIFVGIIIGIWVLR, from the coding sequence ATGAATCAGTCGATGATAAATTTTCTGGTTGTTTTTCTTGGTGGAGGTTTTGGAGCTTGTAGTCGTTTTGCAATTTCACTTCTCATAAAAACGATGGGAACACGCCTTTGGCTTGGAACCTTAATGGCAAACCTCATTGGTTGTCTCATCTTTTTTCTTATCTCTAAAGTCGATCTAAGAAGTGGTGAGTGGCAATTACTTTTTAAGGTAGGAGTTCTTGGGTCTTTAACGACTTTTAGCACGTTTACTTTTGAAGTTGTTAGTTTAATGAAAGCTGGGCGAATAATGGAATCCGCCCTTGTTTTATTTTTAAATATATTCGTTGGGATAATTATAGGGATTTGGGTTTTGCGATAG
- a CDS encoding purine-nucleoside phosphorylase has product MSMFDKLKAAAEKIQEYKKVTPKVGIVLGSGLGAFVDSIEDKVEIPYEEIPYFGETTVEGHAGRLILGKVQGVEVAVLQGRYHVYEGRSLDDVVFPVRVLGTLGADTIILTNAAGGINLNYKAGELVCIEDHINFMGKNPLIGPNVDEFGPRFPDMTYAYDPELKEVLKSVAKENNIDLKEGVYVGVLGPTYETPAEIRMFRAIGGDMVGMSTVPECIAANHMGLKVCGVSCVTNMAAGVEKEKLKHEDIKDQALKVMEKFSTLLTQAVQEIGKRD; this is encoded by the coding sequence ATAAGTATGTTTGATAAACTAAAAGCAGCGGCAGAGAAAATTCAAGAATATAAAAAAGTCACTCCTAAAGTTGGAATCGTTCTTGGTTCAGGACTTGGAGCTTTTGTTGATTCTATTGAGGACAAAGTAGAGATCCCTTACGAAGAGATTCCATACTTTGGAGAAACAACAGTTGAGGGTCACGCTGGACGTTTAATTCTTGGTAAAGTTCAAGGAGTCGAAGTAGCTGTTCTTCAAGGACGTTATCACGTTTATGAAGGTAGATCTCTTGATGATGTCGTCTTTCCAGTGAGAGTTCTTGGTACTCTAGGTGCTGATACTATCATTCTTACAAATGCAGCTGGTGGTATTAACCTCAACTACAAAGCAGGTGAACTCGTTTGCATTGAAGACCACATCAACTTTATGGGAAAAAACCCTCTGATCGGTCCAAATGTCGATGAATTTGGTCCACGCTTTCCAGATATGACTTATGCCTACGATCCAGAACTTAAAGAGGTTTTGAAATCAGTGGCAAAGGAAAACAATATCGATCTTAAAGAAGGTGTCTATGTAGGCGTCTTAGGACCAACATATGAAACGCCTGCTGAAATTAGAATGTTTAGAGCTATCGGTGGAGATATGGTTGGAATGAGTACAGTTCCAGAATGTATCGCTGCAAACCACATGGGGCTAAAAGTTTGTGGAGTTTCATGTGTGACAAATATGGCCGCAGGTGTAGAAAAGGAAAAACTCAAGCACGAAGACATTAAAGATCAAGCGCTTAAAGTTATGGAGAAATTCTCAACTCTTCTCACTCAAGCAGTTCAAGAAATCGGAAAAAGAGATTAA